One segment of Planctomyces sp. SH-PL62 DNA contains the following:
- a CDS encoding type II toxin-antitoxin system RelE/ParE family toxin — protein sequence MTYRVVVTARARVDALEAFLWLAERSPDAAERWRLALQEAIEGLSTMPERHPVAEEESERLGVALR from the coding sequence CGTCACCGCACGGGCGCGGGTCGACGCCCTGGAGGCGTTCCTCTGGCTCGCCGAACGGTCGCCCGATGCGGCCGAACGCTGGCGTCTCGCCTTGCAGGAAGCCATCGAAGGGCTGTCGACGATGCCCGAGCGGCATCCCGTGGCCGAGGAGGAATCCGAACGTCTCGGCGTCGCCCTCAGGTAG
- a CDS encoding carbonic anhydrase, with protein sequence MNTIDYIYRFDADNPSAKPVPPDAEAARRVLEDGNRMFSHWMESCRTRTPSPGEPRYIVSCNGLEMGMPRTYGEMPRQSPFAVVVGCSDARVPTEMLFGQGFNDLFVIRVAGNVMGDVCQASVDYALVNLSESIRVVVVLGHSGCGAVTAAVDSYLRPLRFWSKSVSPVLRSLTQSIFVAVREAANGFKEVWGPNARDEPGYREALIESAVCINAAQTAFGLRQEVETSGKWEVEVLYGVHNIRNHQVCMPVDPTASRSDENVHLVAAPSNPREFHALAIQMAQILKRDGAPRSRPTPSHDGAEPNGVPIAEGTA encoded by the coding sequence ATGAATACGATCGATTACATCTACCGATTCGACGCGGACAATCCTTCGGCCAAGCCCGTGCCTCCCGACGCGGAGGCAGCCCGCCGCGTGCTCGAGGATGGGAATCGGATGTTCTCCCACTGGATGGAGAGCTGCCGGACGCGGACCCCGTCCCCGGGCGAGCCGCGCTACATCGTGTCGTGCAACGGCCTGGAGATGGGGATGCCGAGGACGTACGGCGAGATGCCCAGGCAGTCGCCGTTCGCGGTGGTGGTCGGTTGTTCGGACGCCCGGGTGCCGACCGAGATGCTGTTCGGCCAGGGGTTCAACGACCTGTTCGTGATCCGGGTGGCCGGCAACGTGATGGGCGACGTCTGCCAGGCGAGCGTCGACTACGCGCTGGTGAACCTGAGCGAGAGCATCCGCGTCGTCGTGGTGCTGGGCCACAGCGGCTGCGGGGCCGTCACGGCCGCGGTCGACTCCTATCTCCGACCGCTGCGGTTCTGGTCGAAATCGGTCTCGCCGGTGCTCCGCTCCCTCACCCAGAGCATCTTCGTCGCGGTCCGCGAGGCGGCCAACGGCTTCAAGGAGGTCTGGGGGCCCAACGCCCGCGACGAGCCCGGATATCGCGAGGCCCTGATCGAGTCGGCCGTCTGCATCAACGCCGCCCAGACGGCGTTCGGCCTCCGCCAGGAAGTCGAGACCAGCGGCAAGTGGGAGGTGGAGGTCCTGTACGGCGTGCACAACATCCGCAACCACCAGGTCTGCATGCCCGTCGACCCGACCGCGTCGCGCTCCGACGAGAACGTCCACCTCGTCGCGGCCCCCTCCAACCCCCGGGAATTCCACGCCCTCGCCATCCAGATGGCGCAGATCCTGAAGCGCGACGGCGCCCCCCGCAGCAGGCCGACCCCATCCCACGACGGCGCGGAGCCCAACGGCGTCCCGATCGCCGAGGGCACCGCCTGA
- a CDS encoding IS5 family transposase: MRTRRYPSDISDEQWALIEPLIPVYPGGRPRRTDVREVLDAILYMLRTGCQRRYLPEGFPPRSTAWRYFDEWRSNGTLDRVHDALRRKVRTKEKPYRPRTTASVDSQSVDSTSGGEQRGRDNAKNVDGRKRHIVVDSMGLLLAVLVTAASVDDARAATELFARLDGQPMGKVTRMYADSKYHNFRLYGWVEANTRWEMAIIRPTRYPALLKSTFSRSARTCPPSTPELVEVGSSRSWFSGSGPPLAGR, translated from the coding sequence ATGAGAACCCGACGCTACCCCAGCGACATCAGCGACGAGCAGTGGGCCTTGATCGAGCCGCTGATCCCGGTCTATCCCGGCGGACGGCCGCGCAGGACCGACGTCCGCGAGGTCCTCGACGCGATCCTCTACATGCTCCGCACGGGTTGCCAGCGGCGATACCTGCCCGAGGGCTTCCCTCCCCGCAGCACGGCTTGGCGTTACTTCGACGAGTGGCGGTCGAACGGCACGCTCGACCGCGTCCACGACGCCCTGCGGCGGAAGGTGCGGACGAAGGAGAAGCCCTATCGGCCCCGGACCACGGCCAGCGTCGACAGCCAGTCGGTCGACTCGACCTCCGGCGGCGAACAACGGGGCCGCGACAACGCCAAGAACGTCGACGGGCGGAAACGCCACATCGTCGTGGACTCCATGGGGTTGCTGCTCGCCGTGCTCGTGACGGCCGCCTCGGTGGACGACGCCCGGGCCGCCACCGAGTTGTTCGCCCGCCTCGACGGCCAGCCGATGGGGAAGGTGACGCGGATGTACGCCGACTCGAAGTATCACAACTTCAGGCTCTACGGGTGGGTCGAGGCGAACACGAGGTGGGAGATGGCGATCATCCGACCGACCAGGTATCCCGCTTTGTTGAAGTCGACGTTCAGCCGCAGCGCAAGGACCTGCCCGCCGAGCACGCCCGAACTCGTGGAGGTCGGATCGAGCAGGTCCTGGTTCAGCGGGTCGGGGCCGCCGCTCGCCGGGAGATAG
- a CDS encoding IS630 family transposase: protein MGRAYSADLRQRVVDAVDRGEGSQREIARRFGVSLSFVVRMLQRRRSGGGLEPKPHGGGAGFKLSVDDRIRLFDLSRRHTDPTLKRLKEMGGFDCTLVTIWRTLRRARWTRKKKSLHADERDGPDVKESRRKFRRKARRLDARRLIFLDEAGVDTSMTPTHGWAPRGRRVEGSAPKSWSTTTVVSAMGLDGVRGSLAFPGAMDEPAFRTYVEHVLAPHLHPGDLVVMDNLRVHDSPAAEAAIERAGAREVRLPPYSPDYNPIEEMWSKLKARLRRTAARTTPALHRAIADALDHVTAKDIRGWIQHSWLYATPW, encoded by the coding sequence GTGGGCAGGGCTTATTCGGCGGACCTGCGTCAACGGGTGGTCGACGCGGTGGACCGGGGCGAGGGCTCGCAACGCGAGATCGCCCGCCGCTTCGGCGTCAGCTTGTCGTTCGTCGTGCGGATGCTCCAGCGGCGGCGGAGCGGCGGCGGGTTGGAGCCCAAGCCCCACGGCGGCGGGGCCGGCTTCAAGCTCTCGGTCGACGATCGCATCCGGCTGTTCGACCTGTCCCGCCGGCATACCGACCCCACGCTCAAGCGGCTCAAGGAGATGGGGGGCTTCGACTGCACGCTCGTGACCATCTGGAGGACGCTGCGGCGGGCCCGCTGGACGCGCAAGAAGAAGAGCCTGCACGCGGACGAACGCGACGGCCCCGACGTCAAGGAGAGCCGCCGGAAATTCCGCCGCAAGGCGAGGCGGCTGGACGCGCGACGGCTGATCTTCCTGGACGAGGCCGGCGTCGACACGTCGATGACCCCGACCCACGGCTGGGCCCCGAGGGGGCGACGGGTCGAGGGCTCGGCCCCGAAGTCGTGGTCGACGACGACGGTGGTCTCGGCGATGGGCCTCGACGGCGTGAGAGGCTCGTTGGCGTTCCCCGGCGCGATGGACGAGCCGGCGTTCCGGACCTACGTCGAGCACGTGCTGGCGCCCCACCTCCACCCCGGCGACCTGGTCGTGATGGACAACCTCCGCGTCCACGACTCGCCGGCGGCCGAGGCGGCCATCGAGCGGGCCGGTGCGAGGGAGGTCCGACTGCCGCCGTACAGCCCCGACTACAACCCGATCGAGGAGATGTGGTCGAAGCTCAAGGCCCGCCTGCGCCGGACCGCCGCCAGGACGACGCCGGCCTTGCATCGGGCGATCGCCGACGCCCTCGATCACGTCACGGCCAAAGATATACGCGGCTGGATCCAGCATTCATGGCTGTATGCAACCCCATGGTAA